Proteins encoded together in one Carya illinoinensis cultivar Pawnee chromosome 3, C.illinoinensisPawnee_v1, whole genome shotgun sequence window:
- the LOC122302986 gene encoding probable galacturonosyltransferase 9 produces MAVAVRGSRGGGALGIGGLSFRSFFSYRIFVSAMFSLLFIATLSVLLTTNPSTPQHDSTLPTTGNAYVHRTFLALKSDPLKTKLDLIHKQASDHITLVNAYAAYARKLKLEISRQLRMFDDLALTFSDLQMKPTYRASLFESDGPVDEDILRQFEKEVKDRVKTARLMIAEAKENYDNQLKIQKLKDTIFAVNELLIKAKKNGASASLISAKSIPKSLHCLAMRLVEERISHPEKYREEVSKPEFEDPSLYHYAIFSDNVIAVSVVVRSVVKNAQEPWKHVFHVVTDRMNLAAMKVWFKMRPVEGGAHVEVKAVEDYTFLNSSYVPVLRQFESSKLQRSYFESQAENATKEANNMKFGNPKYESMLSHLRFYLPEIYPKLHKILYLDDDVVVQKDLTALWKIDLDGKVNGAVETCFGSFHRFSRYLNFSHPLIRERFNPKACAWAYGMNIFDLDAWRFEKCTEQYHNWQNFNEERTLWKSGTLPPGLITFYSTTKSLDKSWHVLGLGYNPSISMDEINNAAVIHYNGNMKPWLDIAMNQYKNLWTKYVDNDMEFVQMCNFGL; encoded by the exons ATGGCGGTCGCTGTCCGAGGAAGCCGTGGCGGTGGGGCATTGGGTATCGGTGGATTGAGCTTCCGGAGTTTCTTCTCGTACCGGATCTTTGTTTCCGCCATGTTCTCCCTCCTCTTCATCGCCACGCTCTCCGTTCTCCTCACCACCAATCCCTCCACTCCTCAGCACGACTCT ACACTTCCGACAACTGGGAATGCGTACGTGCATCGAACATTTTTGGCATTGAAATCCGACCCACTTAAAACGAAATTGGATTTGATACATAAGCAAGCGAGTGATCACATTACGCTTGTGAATGCGTACGCTGCCTATGCGAGGAAGCTTAAGCTTGAGATTTCTAGGCAATTGAGGATGTTTGACGATCTAGCGCTGACTTTCTCGGATCTACAGATGAAGCCCACTTACCGGGCATCGTTGTTTGAGTCCGACGGACCAGTGGATGAGGATATTTTGAGGCAATTTGAAAAGGAGGTGAAGGATAGAGTTAAGACTGCACGGTTGATGATTGCAGAGGCGAAGGAGAATTATGATAATCAGTTAAAGATACAAAAGTTGAAGGATACAATCTTTGCTGTTAATGAGTTGCTTATTAAGGCGAAAAAGAATGGGGCATCTGCAAGCTTGATTTCTGCAAAGTCGATTCCAAAGAGCTTGCATTGTTTGGCAATGAGGCTTGTAGAGGAGAGGATTTCTCACCCTGAGAAGTATAGGGAGGAGGTGTCTAAGCCAGAGTTTGAGGACCCGAGTTTGTACCATTATGCTATATTTTCTGATAATGTGATTGCAGTATCTGTGGTGGTAAGATCTGTGGTAAAGAATGCACAGGAGCCTTGGAAACATGTTTTTCATGTTGTTACGGACAGGATGAATCTTGCGGCAATGAAAGTTTGGTTTAAGATGAGGCCGGTGGAAGGAGGTGCTCATGTGGAGGTGAAGGCGGTAGAGGATTACACTTTCTTGAATTCTTCATATGTGCCAGTATTGAGGCAATTCGAATCATCAAAGTTGCAGAGGTCTTACTTTGAGAGCCAGGCAGAGAATGCTACAAAGGAAGCTAATAACATGAAGTTTGGGAACCCAAAGTATGAATCAATGTTGAGTCACCTTCGCTTTTATTTGCCAGAGATCTATCCAAAATTGCACAAAATCCTATATTTGGATGATGATGTTGTGGTTCAGAAAGACTTAACTGCCCTCTGGAAAATTGATCTAGATGGGAAAGTGAATGGGGCTGTTGAGACCTGCTTTGGGTCTTTCCACCGCTTTTCCCGGTATTTGAATTTTTCGCATCCTCTAATTAGGGAGAGGTTCAATCCTAAGGCTTGTGCTTGGGCTTATGGGATGAACATATTTGATCTTGATGCTTGGAGGTTTGAGAAATGCACAGAGCAGTACCATAACTGGCAGAACTTT AATGAAGAACGCACCTTATGGAAATCGGGTACTCTTCCGCCTGGCCTGATCACCTTttactcaacaacaaaatcatTGGACAAATCCTGGCATGTGCTAGGGCTTGGCTACAATCCCAGCATTAGCATGGATGAGATCAACAATGCGGCAGTTATCCATTACAATGGCAACATGAAGCCTTGGCTTGACATTGCTATGAACCAATATAAGAATCTTTGGACCAAGTATGTGGACAATGATATGGAGTTTGTGCAGATGTGCAATTTTGGCCTCTAA
- the LOC122305549 gene encoding basic leucine zipper 43-like, translated as MQPSEVTALHYLVPPNPSPYPSQFSMSQSCTPGIQFNQFSSPIYNFQFPQAQEFNPQSSSFSSNSTSDEADEQQLSLINERKQRRMISNRESARRSRMRKQKHLDELWSQVVWLRNENHQLIDKLNHASECHDRVVQENAQLKEEASELRQMLNNMQINSPFSSLRDLEDVPCNTAYLRAETSNQSISTSSMDLLG; from the coding sequence ATGCAGCCTAGTGAGGTTACAGCTCTTCATTATCTAGTCCCTCCAAACCCATCTCCATACCCTTCTCAATTTAGCATGTCTCAGAGTTGCACACCCGGAATTCAATTCAACCAATTTTCTAGCCCAATATACAATTTCcagttccctcaagctcaagaatTCAACCCACAATCATCATCTTTCAGCAGCAATTCAACTTCTGATGAAGCTGATGAGCAACAACTGAGTCTTATCAACGAGAGGAAACAAAGACGGATGATATCTAATAGAGAGTCTGCGCGTCGTTCACGTATGCGCAAGCAGAAGCACCTAGATGAGCTCTGGTCACAGGTGGTTTGGCTCCGGAATGAAAATCACCAGCTCATAGATAAGCTGAACCATGCCTCGGAGTGCCATGACCGGGTGGTTCAAGAAAATGCTCAGCTCAAAGAGGAAGCTTCAGAACTTCGCCAAATGCTCAATAACATGCAAATCAATAGCCCCTTCTCTTCCTTGAGAGACCTGGAAGATGTTCCCTGCAACACAGCTTACCTCAGAGCTGAGACATCAAACCAGTCCATCAGTACAAGTTCCATGGATCTGCTTGGCTAA